AGGGGCTTGTTGGGAGCGATCTGATGAAAATACTCAACTAAATTTTCCTCGGCCTTTGCATCCAGTGGAGAATGATAGATTTCGGCTTGTTCCAAAACCCGTAAACGATAGTCCACTTTCCCATCCAGACAAACAAGCTCGGTATGTTGTTTAATTGCTTGTATGGCAGGTAAAAATCGTGCCCGCTGTAAGCCGCCATAATACAGATCATCAGGGGCGCAATTAGACGTCGCAACCAAAGTGACTCCGCGATTGAATAGTTCGGTGAATAAAGTACCCAGGATCATGGCATCCGCGATATCCGACACAAAAAACTCGTCAAAACAAATGATGTCGATGTCCTTTGCCAGATCATTCGCAATGATTGTCAGAGTGTCTGATTCATTATCCAAAGAATTCAAGCGCTCGTGTACATCGTGCATAAAACGGTGAAAGTGTTGGCGTTTTTTGCGTGGCGTATCCAGGTGATCGTAAAACAGATCCATTAAAAAAGTTTTACCACGTCCGACTTTGCCCCATAGATATAAGCCTTTAACAGGTTTGAGCTGTTTCTTGTTCCAACGTTTTA
This genomic window from Gammaproteobacteria bacterium contains:
- a CDS encoding cell division protein ZapE, whose amino-acid sequence is MNLLSAYRSALREFDYQEDQLQIEIIERLQKLADKIIFPIRKNESIWGNEGFLYSVLKRWNKKQLKPVKGLYLWGKVGRGKTFLMDLFYDHLDTPRKKRQHFHRFMHDVHERLNSLDNESDTLTIIANDLAKDIDIICFDEFFVSDIADAMILGTLFTELFNRGVTLVATSNCAPDDLYYGGLQRARFLPAIQAIKQHTELVCLDGKVDYRLRVLEQAEIYHSPLDAKAEENLVEYFHQIAPNKPLGEVILDVNHRKIKARNKADGIAWFDFSEICETERSQDDYIELSREFHTVLISNVSQMDEFNENAARRFIALVDEFYDRQVKLIISAEVPLFELYQGKRLTFEFQRTESRLQEMQSHDYLAKQHLA